Proteins encoded by one window of Nasonia vitripennis strain AsymCx chromosome 5, Nvit_psr_1.1, whole genome shotgun sequence:
- the LOC100679914 gene encoding collagen alpha-1(III) chain isoform X2: protein MKTEKKPSEPSCGVPTVVVKEEPEAPDRVKIKEETGIANNEETPSEDNAAECLKEAAALDSASAEGTIASDNQNGGGNQALLNSVKQESDPISAVEDLPTECGTNVGLPGDGIQPLVSNVLAKQMGTGANAGEAQYMQQQSQIFVFSTQMANKGAEMVMQGHFPTIIAYHMAQPNTKKYLEHPNKMTHFRQSPHQWLNNLAAMKQKGHQHSPNMGFSGEQPPDLPPLDPNESAFWNEQPNMRNLNGSNPLGNPESSIDDTNVNVPCLVPNSPSNSANTQPVGSAAIGHSPNLMGGTTSPGPGGVQPSLQGVKVPDENLTPQQRQHREEQLAALTKMRQMLFPEQKEAANPSMDPTQGAPPGSLCPTGNLPPVSAPNQCGPMDWHKAMQHTFLDGKNKVGVGSPGVPVRGSGGGVVGGGGPGPGSGGPGSVGAVGPGVGVGPNGPGSVGGGGPRSQGPPPPYHQTTRSASVPIAIQSPNPSSPNNPTSNLSLPSPRASSALNSPADCNRQFQLGGTGPGAGNGGPVPGQRSTGPGAAGPGGHLPGQSPTSQDSPNPAVSTGNTRLNHSNPGTPVSHGHLTALSPSGTPQKDSSSLDFPNNQPPNVDGMFCRSLQSLTQQKQPLGPGGVNQVGVKELMPVPSPQQISYLNTFEGQELTIQKQPNTSLKDGSLPTNTQGNNNPDMGNRMLPGNMESSSGNAGSTGNNQYGPRSEGASPSIESANRGFGGSLHSPHTPHTPHTPGSVAPHTPVDAGKPGNKTTSAQSSPASHNTSLTDMGMGPPRTIPASPNTKSETSPTSKDLQQQQQQQQQQHQQQQQQQQQGNISSVGPGGNMPSGMMSMAGPGGNAPFGCGRPTTNVSQPNDNIPLNPNNIGNRLGGLGPMSTNSFDPITSLAQMSQQLTNTAASNALGNDNSPMHAGNPQGMMPFNHPHNMHMMQMQQQQQQQQQQQQQQQQQVNEMNGSCHMSSGGPPNEPGDVSGLCMGLGGPATSYSPTPHTGSPGVPNKMGQHHHSMMSHGMMGPAGPQGPGNPNVNVSQPGGYPSGPGPGPGPGPGMMGPEGPQSRLGMAGQHPHQQQPHHAHGPSPYNGANVQVKSSAPNTIQYLPARPNVGHAPRGPLSLDFLRFSNPMQGLDAKMNSPSVNLQYFPNGCVPNNMGPGPQGPHGPPPGGMSGPGPNPGGMPPGMSGNMRMDGQPGMAGQPQGHMHPSMRPVAGGGPGQGPGMRQQPNMRMQHMVGGGVFPSSPMDPDKVYPPDMMSGPQMPGPGQNASPGMYGAPGPGPKQPNAMGQLGPPPDASQPLPPSMGGAGPGGNFKNSPFMGPGPTISDPNYAQQYHHFQQQLYATSTRASGPQSHPGMHGQPNAHQQFFMPK, encoded by the exons ATGAAGACTGAGAAGAAACCCAGCGAGCCCAGCTGTGGTGTGCCCACGGTGGTGGTCAAGGAGGAGCCGGAAGCCCCTGATAGAGTCAAGATCAAGGAGGAGACGGGCATTGCTAACAACGAGGAAACACCCAGTGAGGACAACGCAGCCGAGTGCCTCAAGGAGGCTGCTGCGCTGGACTCTGCCAGTGCAGAAGGAACCATCGCTAGTGATAACCAGAACGGTGGTGGCAATCAAGCGTTATTGAACTCTGTGAAACAGGAGAGTGATCCTATTAGTGCAGTGGAAGACTTGCCAACTG agtGTGGGACAAATGTTGGATTACCAGGTGACGGTATTCAACCATTGGTTAGCAATGTGTTGGCCAAACAAATGGGAACTGGTGCAAATGCTGGCGAAGCTCAGTATATGCAACAACAAAGCCagatatttgttttttcaacaCAGATGGCTAATAAGGGTGCAGAGATGGTTATGCAAGGCCATTTTCCAACTATTATCGCATACCACATGGCACAGccgaatacaaaaaaatacttGGAG CATCCAAATAAAATGACTCATTTTCGTCAAAGTCCTCACCAATGGCTAAATAACCTGGCTGCAATGAAGCAAAAAGGTCATCAGCATAGTCCAAATATGGGTTTTTCTGGAGAACAACCTCCCGATCTTCCTCCTCTGGATCCAAATGAGTCTGCTTTTTGGAATGAACAACCGAACATGCGAAACTTGAATGGCAGTAATCCTCTGGGAAATCCCGAATCGTCAATAGATGATACAAATGTTAATGTGCCTTGCCTCGTGCCCAACTCCCCTAGTAATTCAG CTAATACTCAGCCTGTTGGTAGTGCAGCGATAGGTCACAGTCCAAATTTAATGGGAGGCACGACCAGTCCAGGCCCTGGAGGCGTGCAACCTTCGTTACAGGGCGTTAAAGTACCGGATGAGAATCTAACTCCACAACAACGACAACATAGGGAAGAGCAATTGGCTGCGCTAACGAAAATGCGACAAATGCTCTTTCCTGAACAAAAAGAAGCAGCCAATCCTTCAATGGATCCAACGCAAGGGGCTCCACCAGGATCTCTTTGTCCAACTGGAAATCTTCCACCAGTAAGTGCTCCAAATCAATGTGGGCCAATGGATTGGCACAAAGCAATGCAACATACTTTCTTAGACGGAAAAAATAAG GTTGGAGTAGGCAGTCCAGGAGTGCCAGTACGTGGATCTGGCGGTGGTGTAGTCGGTGGCGGTGGCCCTGGTCCCGGTTCCGGTGGTCCGGGTAGCGTGGGCGCAGTCGGACCCGGAGTTGGTGTTGGTCCCAACGGTCCTGGTTCGGTCGGTGGTGGGGGACCGCGAAGTCAAGGTCCTCCGCCGCCTTACCACCAAACAACGAGGTCGGCCAGCGTGCCGATAGCCATACAAAGTCCTAACCCTTCTTCACCGAATAACCCCACGAGCAATCTGTCGCTGCCATCGCCTAGGGCGAGCTCGGCGCTCAACTCGCCAGCGGACTGTAACAGGCAGTTCCAATTAGGCGGCACAGGTCCAGGAGCCGGTAATGGCGGTCCAGTTCCAGGACAGAGGTCAACTGGTCCCGGAGCGGCCGGACCAGGTGGCCACTTGCCGGGTCAGAGCCCGACGAGTCAGGACTCGCCGAACCCGGCAGTTTCGACCGGAAACACGAGACTCAACCACAGTAATCCCGGAACGCCTGTGTCGCATGGACATTTGACGGCCCTCAGCCCCAGTGGCACACCTCAGAAGGATTCGTCTTCGCTTGACTTTCCTAACAATCAACCACCCAATG tgGACGGAATGTTCTGTCGATCGTTGCAATCGTTGACGCAACAAAAGCAGCCGCTCGGTCCTGGTGGTGTAAATCAAGTTGGTGTTAAAGAGTTGATGCCTGTTCCAAGTCCACAACAAATATCCTACCTAAATACATTCGAAGGGCAAGAGCTGACAATACAAAAACAGCCCAATACCAGCCTAAAGGATGGCAGTTTACCTAC aaatacTCAAGGCAATAATAACCCGGATATGGGCAACCGTATGCTGCCTGGTAATATGGAAAGCAGCAGTGGAAACGCAGGTAGTACCGGAAATAATCAGTATGGTCCCCGGTCGGAGGGTGCTAGTCCATCTATAGAGAGCGCGAATAGGGGCTTTGGTGGATCGCTGCACAGTCCTCACACACCTCATACACCTCACACGCCGGGTAGTGTGGCACCACATACGCCTGTCGATGCGGGTAAGCCCGGTAATAAAACGACGAGCGCCCAAAGCAGTCCGGCCTCGCACAATACAAGTCTCACGGACATGGGCATGGGTCCACCTAGAACGATACCGGCTTCGCCAAACACCAAATCCGAAACCTCGCCAACTTCTAAAGAccttcagcagcagcaacagcagcaacaacaacaacatcagcaacaacaacagcagcaacagcaaggAAATATATCTAGTGTGGGACCCGGTGGTAACATGCCGAGTGGTATGATGTCTATGGCGGGTCCGGGTGGTAACGCGCCTTTTGGCTGCGGTAGGCCTACGACGAACGTCAGCCAGCCGAATGACAATATACCTTTGAACCCTAACAACATCGGCAATAGGCTAGGCGGCCTTGGGCCAATGTCGACAAACAGCTTTGACCCCATCACGTCGCTTGCACAGATGAGCCAACAATTAACGAATACTGCAGCAAGTAACGCTCTTGGTAACGACAACTCGCCAATGCATGCAGGCAATCCACAAGGAATGATGCCTTTCAATCATCCACACAACATGCACATGATGcaaatgcagcagcagcaacaacaacaacaacaacaacagcagcagcagcagcagcaggtcaACGAAATGAACGGCAGCTGTCACATGAGCAGCGGAGGTCCGCCGAATGAGCCTGGTGATGTATCAGGTTTGTGCATGGGTCTCGGTGGACCTGCTACCAGTTACAGCCCTACACCTCATACAGGGAGTCCAGGTGTGCCGAACAAAATGGGTCAACATCATCATTCCATGATGTCGCATGGGATGATGGGTCCCGCTGGACCCCAAGGACCTGGAAATCCAAATGTCAATGTATCGCAACCGGGTGGTTATCCTTCAGGACCGGGCCCTGGGCCTGGGCCTGGGCCAGGCATGATGGGTCCTGAGGGTCCACAATCGCGCCTCGGAATGGCCGGTCAACATCCACATCAACAACAACCTCATCATGCTCACGGACCCAGTCCTTACAATGGTGCTAATGTCCAGGTGAAGTCGAGTGCGCCTAATACTATACAGTACTTACCGGCGAGGCCAAACGTCGGTCACGCGCCTCGTGGTCCTCTCAGCCTCGATTTCCTACGCTTCTCCAATCCCATGCAAGGTCTTGATGCCAAGATGAATTCGCCTTCCGTTAATCTACAGTACTTCCCCAATGGCTGTGTGCCCAACAACATGGGCCCGGGACCCCAAGGACCGCATGGGCCACCACCAGGCGGCATGAGTGGTCCAGGTCCTAATCCCGGAGGCATGCCTCCAGGCATGAGTGGTAATATGCGCATGGACGGTCAGCCAGGAATGGCAGGGCAGCCCCAGGGACACATGCACCCATCCATGAGGCCTGTTGCCGGCGGTGGACCTGGTCAAGGTCCTGGCATGAGGCAGCAGCCTAACATGAGAATGCAGCATATGGTTGGAGGTGGCGTGTTTCCCAGCAGTCCTATGGACCCAGACAAAGTCTACCCACCGGACATGATGTCAGGACCGCAGATGCCCGGGCCTGGACAGAACGCGAGTCCAGGAATGTATGGTGCTCCAGGGCCCGGACCGAAGCAGCCCAACGCCATGGGCCAGTTAGGTCCTCCACCGGACGCGTCGCAGCCTTTACCTCCAAGCATGGGCGGTGCTGGTCCCGGAGGTAACTTCAAGAACAGTCCGTTCATGGGACCAGGCCCGACCATATCCGATCCAAACTACGCCCAGCAGTACCATCACTTCCAGCAGCAGTTGTACGCGACGAGTACAAGAGCCAGCGGGCCTCAGTCTCATCCAGGAATGCACGGCCAGCCCAACGCACATCAGCAGTTTTTTATGCCTAAGTAG